In Akkermansia muciniphila, the DNA window ATGATTCCCTGTCTTCCGGCGCTCCCGTCTGCCTGAGGGGCCGGGTGGTGGACGTAGGCTGGAAAGGCTGGGGTGGAAAGGGCGGCAAGGGCCGCGGACGGTATGTGGAAGCCGTGCTGGAGGATGAGCAATCCCTGGGGCGCGCCCGTTTTTCCTGCCTGTGGTTCAGCATGCCGGGCGTGGCCAGGATGCTGTGCGCCGGGCAGGAGATGATCGTGTACGGCCGCATGAAGCTGTACGGGAAAAAGCTGAGCATCGTCCACCCGGATTTTGAACTCATCCGGGAGGGTGATGACCAGTCCATTCATTTGAACCGCATTGTTCCCGTATACAGCGGCCGCATGGGGATTGCCGTGCGGAGGCTGCGGGAAATCGTGTGGGAGGCGCTGGCCCGGCTTTCCCCGGCTCCGGAACCGGAGATTTACGAGTTTGTGCCGGACATTCCGTGCAAGACGGCGCTGAAGGACCTTCATTTTCCGGAATCCGTGGAGGCGCGGGACCGGACCAGAAGGCGCTTTGCGCTGGAGGAATGCCTGGCCCAGCAGTTGAACGTGGCATACCGTAGGCGGCGCGCGGAGGCGGTGCCCGGCATGCAGACCGCGGGTTCCAGCCATCTGGTGAAGGACCTGGCGGATTCCCTGCCGTTTGAGCTGACGGAAGCGCAGAAGCGCTGCGTGAGGGAGATTTACCGGGACATGAAGGCTCCCCGTTCCATGAACCGCCTGCTGCAGGGGGATGTGGGGTCCGGAAAGACGCTGGTGGCCCTGTGCGCGATGCTGCTGGCCGTGGAACACGGATATTCCGCCGTAATGATGGCCCCCACCCAGATTCTGGCGGAGCAGCATTACTTGAAGTTCCGGCAGATGCTGGACAAGCTGGACGTTCCCGTGTCCCTAGTGACGGCGGACAGGAAGGAGGAATCCCACGTATCCTTCGGAAAGCAGGGGGGGATTGTGGTAGGAACGCACGCGCTGCTGTACGGGAAGAACGTTCCGGAACGCGTGGGGCTGGTCGTGATAGACGAACAGCACAAATTCGGCGTGAACCAGCGGGAAAAGCTGATTGACCGGAAAGAGCGGCCGGACGTGCTGGTGATGACCGCCACTCCCATTCCGCGCACGCTGACGCTGACCTTTTACGGGGATCTGGACGTCTCCATCCTGGACGGCGTTCCCGGGGGCCGCGGCCCCGTGGTGACGGCCATCCGCACGGAAAAGGATAAGGAGAAGGTGGTGGCGTTCGTCCGGAGCCAGCTGGAGGAGGGACGGCAGATTTACGTGGTTTCCCCCCTCATTGACGGGGAGGAATCCCGGAAGGGCAGGGCCGTGACAAAGGAGCTGGACGAATGGAAGGCGCTTCTGCCCCGGGTGGATGTGGGGCTGCTGCACGGCAGGATGTCCTCCGAGGAAAAGGAGGCAGTCATGAAGGATTTCCGCGCCAACCGCATCAGCGTGCTGGTAGCCACCACGGTGGTGGAGGTGGGGGTGGATGTGCCGAACGCTACGGTCATGATTATCAATAATGCGGAGAGTTTCGGGCTTTCCCAGCTTCACCAGCTCCGCGGGCGCATAGGCCGTGGGGGGCACAAGTCCTACTGCATTCTGATGACGGAGACCCGTCCGGAGGATGAACAATGGGAGAAGCTGCATATTGTGGAGACCACGGCCAATGGTTTTGACCTGGCGGAACAGGATTTGAAGCTCCGTGGTCCCGGAGACGTGCTGGGAACTTCCCAGAGCGGCCTGAAGGGCGTGCGATTTGAGGAATGGCTGCTGGACGCGCGCCTGATCCACCGCGGGAGGGAATTGGCGGAGGCCATTCTGGAGGAAGACCCCGATCTGGAGTCCGCCAAGTACCGCCCGCTCCGTTTTTTGCTGGAAAACGGGGAGGAAAGGCGTGTGACGGGATAATATTGTCTGCCTGTGGCGTGCTGACAGTCAGCAGTTAGGGGATGTATGACAGATACGGAGTGCAACGGATTCCGTCTTGGAATGAATCTAAAGAGGCAAAGAGGATGACTCCTCTTTAACCCGAACACCGATAAAACAATGATTCAAACGTACCAAATACTCCCCGTGGTGGCCATCGTATGCTCCGCCTCCGCCATTGCTCAGAACGCTGCCGATCCCGTGCAGATGGTTAAGCAAAATATCGACCTCATTTCATCCGCCAACAAGGTTCTGGATGACGTGAAGGACAATGCGGCGGTTGACATCGCCATCAAGCAGATCAATGCCCTGACCGAACAGGCCAAGCAGCTGGACAAGGCCATGGAAAAAATGAAGCTTAATTCCGAACAGGCCATCAAAATCACCAAGATGAACGGTGACGCCCAGGATACCATCGTGAATATGCTGGAAAATTGCGAACGCATTCAGAAGGACAAGCTCATGACGCCCGCCCTGCTCAAGGCCGTGAACAACTTCGCTGACGCCGCCAACATTGAAGTGGTGGAAACGATTACGTCTGTGGAACAAATTGTGGAAGACTAAGTGACCAGTTTGTAAAGACCTTTAACTGGTAAGGCCGCCCTTGGAAAAGGACGGCCTTATTCTTTGGCGGAAAAGATGTTTCAATGAATATTCTCCAGGTCTTGCTCCTCCATGGCGGGGTTGGGGTTGCGCGCCGGGGCCAGGTAGCCGGTACCGGGTTCCGTCCCCAGGGAGGGAAGCAGGTTCATGTGGCGCGGCAGGGATTTGGCGCGGAAGACGGCGGAGGACGTGTCCAGCACGTTTCCAAAGGTGATGGCGGCCGCCGGGCACGCGAGCTGGCAGGCGGTCTGCGCCTCGCCGTCCGGCAGGAGCAGGTCCTTCTCCGTCACCCGGATGGTGGTGGAGGGTTGACCCGGATGCTCCTTCATCAAGCGGGATTTGTGCCGGATTTTGGCGCGTTCCACCATTTGGACGCAGTAGGTGCATTTTTCCATGACGCCGCGGGAGCGGACAGTCACGTTCGGATTGC includes these proteins:
- the recG gene encoding ATP-dependent DNA helicase RecG, which codes for MAGELLLTSPLEECAFIRPRELAAMQAAGMATVRDLLFTLPRRYEDRRMFDRYDSLSSGAPVCLRGRVVDVGWKGWGGKGGKGRGRYVEAVLEDEQSLGRARFSCLWFSMPGVARMLCAGQEMIVYGRMKLYGKKLSIVHPDFELIREGDDQSIHLNRIVPVYSGRMGIAVRRLREIVWEALARLSPAPEPEIYEFVPDIPCKTALKDLHFPESVEARDRTRRRFALEECLAQQLNVAYRRRRAEAVPGMQTAGSSHLVKDLADSLPFELTEAQKRCVREIYRDMKAPRSMNRLLQGDVGSGKTLVALCAMLLAVEHGYSAVMMAPTQILAEQHYLKFRQMLDKLDVPVSLVTADRKEESHVSFGKQGGIVVGTHALLYGKNVPERVGLVVIDEQHKFGVNQREKLIDRKERPDVLVMTATPIPRTLTLTFYGDLDVSILDGVPGGRGPVVTAIRTEKDKEKVVAFVRSQLEEGRQIYVVSPLIDGEESRKGRAVTKELDEWKALLPRVDVGLLHGRMSSEEKEAVMKDFRANRISVLVATTVVEVGVDVPNATVMIINNAESFGLSQLHQLRGRIGRGGHKSYCILMTETRPEDEQWEKLHIVETTANGFDLAEQDLKLRGPGDVLGTSQSGLKGVRFEEWLLDARLIHRGRELAEAILEEDPDLESAKYRPLRFLLENGEERRVTG